In Vagococcus hydrophili, one DNA window encodes the following:
- a CDS encoding glycoside hydrolase family 65 protein, with amino-acid sequence MIMLKIYEQKPSVISNNEENMVLLDQLKIEDELLKVKQIINKKEIKGAVFFNETLNDKELTETLYTLTETLNIPVCLNDETKNMEKEIQKKCEDYPFELTYFDYPKGKQEYSVESLLTVGNGYLGLRGTSPEMSISDSNYPGTYVASVYNTAESLVEGATIENEDFVNLPNGQKMYLVVDGEIITIEDNELSSIKRTMNLKTGELTINTELILKNGAHLSICVNKMASMAHRNYYGLKYSFKINQSVSDIQFISELDGDVYNYNVERYRKLTNHHLTVMDKKADGTKASLLVKTNQSNIEVYQESHLLSQDIDLDKLENQVLDKKVKQLVTLDIKENQWLTVEKIVFVTKNQTEDKALEEFPTYAKLLADSATEWEKLWQEASIKVTGDLMSQKMLNLHTYHMLSSASPNGNKELDASITARGLHGEAYRGHIFWDELYMLPFYIIHFPETAKQLLMYRYDRLEMAKKLAKDEGHLGAMYPWQSGLDGREQSQKLHLNPLSGEWKEDLSCRQRHVSLAIAYNVWSYYQYTKDQAFLNECGVEMLTEITKFWLSLTSYNESENRYSITGVMGPDEFHEAYSDREKGGLDNNAYTNLMVTWLLDIMPTVKKESGQSIALDFEKMEDVRKKLKLEINEEGVIAQFDGYFELKEIDWDYYQNKYGNVYRMDRILHAEGKTPDDYKVAKQADSLMIFYNFPKETVTDLLTTLDYHLPEDYVEKNLLYYLNRTSHGSTLSRVVHSQLAEMVDDRELAWKLYQEALYSDYRDIQGGTTAEGIHTGLWHLRYTLPYLPLQV; translated from the coding sequence ATGATAATGTTAAAAATTTATGAGCAAAAACCAAGTGTTATAAGTAATAATGAGGAAAATATGGTTTTACTAGATCAATTAAAAATAGAAGATGAGTTACTAAAAGTAAAACAAATCATTAATAAAAAAGAAATAAAAGGTGCCGTTTTCTTTAACGAAACTTTAAATGATAAAGAATTAACAGAAACGCTCTATACATTAACAGAAACTTTGAATATCCCAGTGTGTTTAAATGATGAGACAAAAAATATGGAGAAAGAAATTCAAAAAAAATGTGAAGACTATCCTTTTGAGTTAACTTATTTTGATTATCCTAAAGGAAAACAAGAATATTCCGTTGAATCATTATTAACAGTAGGTAATGGCTATCTTGGTTTGAGAGGAACAAGTCCAGAGATGTCGATTTCAGATAGTAATTATCCAGGAACTTATGTTGCGAGTGTTTATAATACAGCTGAATCACTTGTTGAAGGCGCAACGATTGAAAATGAAGATTTTGTTAATCTACCAAATGGACAAAAAATGTACTTAGTTGTTGATGGAGAAATTATTACTATTGAAGATAACGAACTAAGTTCAATTAAGCGAACAATGAATTTAAAAACAGGTGAATTAACCATTAATACTGAGCTAATTTTAAAAAATGGTGCTCATCTTTCAATTTGTGTGAACAAAATGGCGAGCATGGCACATAGAAATTATTACGGTCTTAAGTATTCATTTAAAATCAATCAATCAGTGAGTGATATTCAATTTATTTCAGAATTAGATGGAGATGTGTATAACTATAATGTGGAACGTTACCGTAAATTAACTAACCACCACTTAACTGTTATGGACAAAAAAGCTGACGGAACAAAAGCCTCTCTTTTAGTAAAAACAAACCAATCGAACATTGAAGTTTATCAAGAAAGTCACTTGTTAAGTCAAGATATCGATTTAGATAAACTAGAGAACCAAGTATTAGATAAAAAAGTTAAACAGCTGGTTACGTTAGATATTAAAGAAAACCAATGGCTAACTGTTGAGAAAATAGTTTTTGTTACTAAAAATCAAACTGAGGATAAGGCGTTAGAAGAGTTTCCAACATATGCTAAGTTACTGGCTGATTCAGCAACAGAATGGGAAAAATTATGGCAAGAAGCCTCAATTAAAGTAACCGGCGATTTAATGTCACAAAAAATGTTGAATTTACATACGTATCATATGCTAAGCTCAGCTTCTCCAAATGGAAATAAAGAATTGGATGCATCAATTACCGCTAGAGGTCTACACGGTGAAGCTTACCGTGGTCATATTTTCTGGGATGAATTATACATGTTGCCTTTCTATATCATTCATTTCCCTGAAACAGCAAAACAATTATTGATGTATCGTTATGATCGTTTAGAAATGGCTAAAAAATTAGCCAAAGATGAAGGTCATTTAGGTGCTATGTATCCTTGGCAATCTGGATTAGATGGTCGCGAACAATCTCAAAAACTTCACTTGAATCCATTAAGTGGTGAGTGGAAAGAAGATTTAAGTTGCAGACAACGTCACGTTTCCTTAGCGATTGCTTATAATGTGTGGTCTTACTATCAATATACGAAAGACCAAGCCTTTTTAAACGAATGTGGTGTCGAAATGTTAACAGAAATTACAAAATTCTGGTTATCATTAACAAGCTACAACGAAAGCGAAAATCGTTACTCAATCACTGGTGTTATGGGTCCAGATGAGTTCCACGAAGCTTATTCTGATAGAGAAAAGGGCGGTTTGGACAACAACGCTTATACTAATTTAATGGTCACTTGGTTGCTAGATATTATGCCAACGGTTAAAAAGGAAAGTGGTCAGTCGATTGCTCTTGATTTTGAAAAAATGGAAGATGTTCGAAAAAAATTAAAATTAGAGATTAATGAAGAAGGTGTCATTGCTCAATTTGATGGCTACTTTGAATTGAAAGAAATTGACTGGGACTACTACCAAAATAAATATGGCAATGTTTACCGTATGGATCGTATTTTACATGCAGAAGGAAAAACGCCAGATGACTATAAGGTTGCTAAGCAAGCCGATAGTTTGATGATTTTTTATAACTTCCCGAAAGAAACGGTGACGGATTTATTAACAACATTAGATTATCATTTGCCAGAAGATTATGTAGAGAAAAATCTTTTATATTACTTAAACCGAACATCACATGGTTCAACATTATCTCGTGTGGTTCATTCACAACTTGCTGAAATGGTTGATGACCGTGAGTTGGCATGGAAGTTATATCAAGAAGCTCTTTATTCTGATTACCGAGACATCCAAGGTGGAACAACAGCGGAAGGTATTCATACGGGGTTATGGCATCTACGTTACACATTACCTTATCTGCCTTTGCAGGTCTAG
- the treR gene encoding trehalose operon repressor, with product MNKFKEIFLDLEEKILNNEYPPHTLLPSENQLIKMYGVSRETIRKALNLLTNAGYIHKKQGKGSIVLDMNRFDFPISGLTSYKELQENQRIPSETIVVELKKIATPKELSKLTEWPVASEIWKLVRQRKIDGEVVILDKDYLLSDIIEELPKEKAEESIYKYFEEDLDLTIAYAQKEISVEPVTKEMRDLMDLHGDQHVVAVKSLVYLEDTRCFEYTESLHRLDKFKFVEFARRRKT from the coding sequence ATGAACAAATTTAAAGAAATTTTTCTAGATTTAGAAGAGAAAATATTAAACAATGAATACCCACCTCACACGTTATTACCTAGTGAAAACCAGTTAATAAAAATGTATGGTGTTTCAAGAGAAACCATTAGAAAAGCTTTGAATTTACTGACGAATGCTGGTTATATTCATAAAAAACAAGGGAAAGGTTCCATTGTTTTAGATATGAATCGCTTTGATTTTCCTATATCAGGATTGACAAGTTATAAAGAACTTCAAGAAAATCAACGAATTCCTAGTGAGACGATTGTTGTGGAACTTAAAAAAATCGCTACACCCAAGGAATTGAGTAAATTAACTGAATGGCCAGTGGCTTCTGAAATTTGGAAATTAGTGAGACAAAGAAAAATTGATGGTGAAGTGGTGATTTTAGATAAGGATTACTTACTAAGTGATATTATCGAAGAACTACCTAAAGAAAAAGCGGAAGAATCGATTTACAAGTATTTTGAAGAAGATCTTGATTTGACAATTGCTTACGCGCAAAAAGAAATATCTGTCGAGCCTGTCACTAAAGAGATGCGAGATTTAATGGATTTACATGGTGATCAACATGTTGTTGCTGTTAAAAGTTTAGTCTATTTAGAAGACACGAGATGTTTTGAGTACACAGAGTCCCTCCATCGTTTGGATAAATTCAAATTTGTTGAGTTTGCTAGACGACGAAAAACCTAA
- a CDS encoding cyclodeaminase/cyclohydrolase family protein, whose amino-acid sequence MKLVDLTVTDFIETLGSDAPAPGGGSAAALSAAMGISLTKMVCELTIGKKKYAEFEDEIKLVFDETKALQDHLVKAIDEDTEAFNVVSAVFSMPKETDEDKAARRKAMQSALEGAAESPFRMMKLMVNALEVTQKAIGKSNTNAASDLGVAALNLKAGLQGAWLNVLINLSGIKNEEFVAQHRGEGEKLLAMGTALADEIYVETLKVV is encoded by the coding sequence ATGAAATTAGTAGACTTAACAGTAACAGATTTTATTGAAACATTAGGTTCAGACGCTCCAGCTCCTGGTGGCGGATCTGCTGCAGCTTTATCAGCAGCAATGGGAATCTCATTAACTAAAATGGTGTGTGAATTAACAATCGGCAAGAAAAAATACGCTGAGTTCGAAGATGAAATTAAATTAGTCTTTGATGAAACAAAAGCGCTTCAAGATCACTTAGTAAAAGCGATTGACGAAGATACAGAAGCATTTAACGTGGTTTCTGCAGTATTCAGTATGCCAAAAGAAACAGACGAAGACAAAGCAGCAAGACGTAAAGCAATGCAATCAGCTTTAGAAGGTGCTGCTGAATCTCCATTTAGAATGATGAAATTAATGGTTAATGCTTTAGAAGTGACTCAAAAAGCCATTGGTAAATCAAACACAAACGCAGCAAGTGACTTAGGTGTTGCAGCGCTTAACTTAAAAGCAGGTCTTCAAGGGGCTTGGTTAAATGTTTTAATTAACTTATCAGGAATTAAAAATGAAGAGTTCGTTGCTCAACATCGCGGCGAAGGCGAAAAATTATTAGCAATGGGAACTGCCTTAGCTGATGAAATTTATGTTGAAACATTAAAAGTCGTTTAA
- the treP gene encoding PTS system trehalose-specific EIIBC component produces MGKYQKEAQDLLEFIGGKDNIAAVSHCATRMRFVLNDPSKADEDKIDDIPVVKGMFTNAGQFQVIIGNDVPVFFNDFSAVSGISGVSKDAGKEAAKQNLNVVQRAVSVLAEVFAPIIPAIIIGGLILGFRNLMDGVPIGAFGGQTIIEHSQFWAGVHSFLWLIGEAIFHFLPVGITWSIAKKMGTTQILGIVLGITLVSPQLLNAYGVASTAAADIPVWDFGFAQVQMIGYQAQVIPAMLAGFMLAYLEIFFRKYVPQSISMIFVPFLSLVPTVLAAHVILGPVGWAIGSQITNVVSTAIDSNFSWLFGIIYGTFYAPLVITGLHHLMLTIDLQMVADLGYTTLWPMVALSNIAQGSAVLAVVYLHRGNKREEQVSIPSTISAYLGVTEPAMFGINLKFLYPFVAAMIGSGIAGCYITVMNVKAIGVGIGGLPALISIQSGSKINFGIGMAIAIVVPIILTIFFRQRGILNKLDPVGGKVDAPTINEEEAVSNPEVTQVGTESFYAPVNGSCIPITEVPDPVFSQKMMGDGFAIKPTDTHVYAPVEGKVTNIFNTKHAIGITSSLGIEVLIHMGLDTVELAGKPFDVKVSEGDSVTADTLIATMDLDAVASAGKQTDIIVALTNVDKAPLMTLSKTNTVAHSELIGEADVL; encoded by the coding sequence ATGGGAAAATATCAAAAGGAAGCTCAAGATTTACTTGAATTTATTGGTGGTAAAGATAATATCGCTGCAGTTAGTCATTGTGCCACTCGTATGCGCTTTGTTTTAAACGACCCGAGTAAAGCAGATGAAGACAAAATCGATGACATCCCAGTCGTCAAAGGAATGTTCACGAATGCTGGACAGTTTCAAGTTATTATCGGAAATGATGTACCCGTTTTCTTTAATGATTTTTCAGCAGTATCTGGTATCTCTGGTGTCTCTAAGGACGCTGGAAAAGAAGCAGCTAAACAAAACTTAAACGTGGTTCAACGTGCGGTTTCTGTTTTAGCAGAAGTATTTGCCCCTATTATCCCTGCAATTATTATTGGTGGTTTGATTCTCGGTTTTAGAAATTTAATGGACGGTGTGCCAATTGGCGCTTTTGGTGGTCAAACGATCATTGAACATTCACAATTTTGGGCAGGTGTTCACTCGTTTCTTTGGTTAATTGGTGAAGCTATCTTCCATTTCCTACCAGTTGGGATTACATGGAGTATTGCTAAAAAAATGGGGACGACTCAGATTTTAGGAATTGTCCTAGGGATTACCCTAGTTTCCCCACAACTTCTAAATGCATACGGGGTAGCATCAACTGCTGCAGCTGATATCCCTGTTTGGGACTTTGGGTTTGCGCAAGTTCAAATGATTGGGTATCAAGCCCAAGTTATTCCAGCCATGTTAGCCGGTTTCATGTTAGCTTATCTAGAGATTTTCTTTAGAAAGTATGTCCCACAATCAATTTCAATGATTTTCGTACCTTTTCTTTCATTAGTACCAACTGTATTAGCTGCACATGTTATCTTAGGTCCAGTTGGTTGGGCTATTGGTAGCCAAATTACTAACGTCGTTTCTACAGCAATTGATTCTAACTTCTCTTGGTTATTCGGTATTATTTATGGAACATTCTACGCACCACTTGTTATCACTGGTTTACATCATTTAATGTTAACCATTGATTTACAAATGGTTGCTGACCTTGGCTATACAACACTTTGGCCAATGGTTGCTTTATCCAATATTGCTCAAGGTTCTGCGGTATTAGCAGTTGTTTATCTACATAGAGGAAATAAAAGAGAAGAACAAGTTTCAATTCCTTCTACTATTTCAGCTTACTTAGGTGTTACTGAGCCTGCTATGTTTGGGATTAACTTAAAATTCCTATATCCTTTCGTTGCTGCAATGATTGGTTCTGGTATTGCTGGATGCTACATCACTGTGATGAACGTTAAAGCAATTGGTGTGGGTATTGGTGGTTTACCTGCCCTTATATCTATTCAATCTGGTTCAAAAATTAATTTTGGTATCGGAATGGCAATCGCTATCGTTGTACCAATTATTTTGACTATTTTCTTCAGACAACGTGGTATCTTAAATAAATTAGATCCTGTTGGTGGGAAAGTTGATGCACCTACTATCAATGAAGAAGAAGCCGTTTCTAATCCAGAAGTAACTCAAGTTGGTACTGAAAGTTTTTACGCTCCAGTAAACGGATCTTGTATTCCAATTACAGAAGTACCTGATCCAGTCTTTTCTCAAAAAATGATGGGTGACGGATTTGCCATTAAACCTACAGATACACATGTTTACGCTCCTGTTGAAGGAAAAGTAACGAATATTTTCAATACAAAACACGCGATTGGCATTACTTCTAGCTTAGGCATTGAAGTTCTGATTCATATGGGATTAGATACTGTCGAACTTGCTGGTAAGCCATTTGATGTAAAAGTTTCAGAAGGAGATAGCGTAACTGCTGACACTTTAATCGCTACAATGGATTTAGACGCTGTTGCAAGCGCTGGTAAACAAACTGACATTATCGTTGCTTTAACAAACGTTGATAAAGCACCATTAATGACATTAAGCAAAACAAACACAGTCGCACACTCAGAACTTATTGGAGAAGCCGACGTTTTATAA
- a CDS encoding 6-phospho-beta-glucosidase, which produces MSRDALKIVTIGGGSSYTPELIEGYIKRQDQLPIKEIWLVDIEEGQEKLEIVGEMAKRMVKAAGLDWSIHLTLDRREALKDADFVSTQFRVGLLDARIKDERIPLSHGVLGQETNGAGGIFKALRTIPVILSIIEDMKELCPDAWLVNFTNPAGMVTEAAIKHGGWKKTAGLCNVPIGHRKQAAEKLNVPEEDLFFKFAGINHFHWHRVWDKAGNERTDELIDLIYGPQNEQESHLKNIWDAPFHYEQLKDLGMLPCGYHRYYYIEDEMLEHSIDEFKRGETRAQVVKETEAKLFELYKDPNLDYKPKELEQRGGTHYSDAACELIASIYNDKRTDMVVSTQNNGTITDLPYDCVVEVSGPVTSHGHEPYNWGSFPPAARGVIQNMKGMEETVIKAAITGSYGAALHAFTVNPLIPGGVMAKTILDELLIAHKDHLPQFKESIEKIESTQPETVAYVEELMKSN; this is translated from the coding sequence ATGAGTAGAGATGCTTTAAAAATTGTCACAATTGGTGGCGGTTCAAGTTATACACCAGAATTAATTGAAGGATATATTAAAAGACAAGATCAACTACCAATTAAAGAAATTTGGTTAGTTGACATTGAAGAAGGTCAAGAAAAATTAGAGATTGTTGGGGAAATGGCAAAAAGAATGGTGAAAGCTGCTGGTCTTGATTGGAGCATTCATTTAACTTTAGACCGTCGTGAAGCTTTAAAAGATGCTGATTTTGTTTCCACTCAATTTAGAGTTGGTTTACTAGATGCCCGAATTAAAGATGAAAGAATCCCTCTTTCTCACGGTGTTTTAGGACAAGAAACAAACGGTGCTGGTGGTATTTTTAAAGCACTACGTACTATTCCGGTTATCTTAAGTATCATTGAAGACATGAAAGAATTATGTCCTGACGCTTGGTTAGTTAACTTTACCAATCCAGCAGGTATGGTGACAGAAGCAGCTATCAAACATGGTGGTTGGAAAAAAACAGCTGGTCTTTGTAACGTACCAATCGGTCATAGAAAGCAAGCCGCTGAAAAATTAAACGTTCCAGAAGAAGATTTATTCTTTAAATTTGCTGGAATTAATCATTTCCATTGGCACCGAGTTTGGGATAAAGCTGGAAACGAACGAACTGATGAATTAATCGATTTAATTTATGGACCACAAAATGAGCAAGAAAGCCATTTGAAAAATATTTGGGATGCACCGTTCCACTATGAACAATTAAAAGATTTAGGGATGTTACCTTGTGGCTACCATCGTTATTACTACATTGAAGACGAAATGTTAGAGCATTCAATTGATGAATTTAAACGAGGAGAAACAAGAGCTCAAGTTGTTAAAGAAACTGAAGCAAAACTTTTTGAGTTATACAAAGATCCTAACTTAGACTACAAACCAAAAGAACTAGAACAACGTGGCGGAACTCATTACAGTGATGCAGCATGCGAATTAATCGCTTCAATCTATAATGACAAACGCACGGATATGGTGGTTTCAACACAAAATAACGGAACGATTACAGATCTTCCTTATGATTGTGTAGTAGAAGTATCAGGACCTGTCACTTCACACGGACATGAACCATATAACTGGGGAAGTTTTCCACCAGCAGCACGTGGTGTTATTCAAAACATGAAAGGCATGGAAGAAACAGTTATCAAAGCAGCCATCACAGGAAGTTACGGAGCTGCTCTACATGCTTTCACTGTTAATCCATTAATTCCTGGCGGTGTTATGGCTAAAACAATTTTAGACGAATTACTAATCGCTCATAAAGATCACTTACCACAATTCAAAGAAAGTATCGAAAAAATCGAATCTACCCAACCAGAAACAGTGGCGTACGTAGAAGAACTAATGAAAAGTAACTAG
- a CDS encoding glycosyl hydrolase family 65 protein, which translates to MASTLHITLSAFAGLDIRGEVIKFDPHLPERWSELTFTFSKQSVRFKVTINKDKMIVCVNKDCVVMIGSELVSLKKGSENEITY; encoded by the coding sequence ATGGCATCTACGTTACACATTACCTTATCTGCCTTTGCAGGTCTAGATATTAGAGGTGAAGTGATTAAATTTGATCCTCATTTACCAGAACGATGGTCAGAGTTGACTTTCACATTCAGTAAACAATCAGTAAGGTTTAAAGTGACTATTAACAAAGACAAAATGATTGTTTGTGTAAATAAAGATTGTGTAGTGATGATTGGTTCTGAATTAGTGTCTTTAAAAAAAGGATCAGAAAACGAAATAACTTATTAA
- the ftcD gene encoding glutamate formimidoyltransferase, which yields MAKIIECVPNFSEGKNEEVINGLVSIAKSVGGVTLLDHSSDASHNRSVFTLVGDEVGIQEAAFQLVKYASENIDMTKQQGEHPRMGATDVVPFIPIKDSSVEECVEISKKVAKRINDELNIPIFLYEDSASTPSRKNLAKVRKGQFEGMPEKLQEEEWAPDFGERKIHPTAGVTAVGARMPLVAFNVNLDTSDITIANKIAKIIRASGGGFKYAKGIGVMLEDRNIAQVSMNMVNFEGTPLYRTFETIRMEAKRYGVNIIGSEIIGLTPAKAMIDCAEYYLQVEDFDYGKQILENHLLG from the coding sequence ATGGCAAAAATAATTGAATGTGTACCAAATTTTAGTGAAGGTAAAAATGAAGAGGTTATCAACGGATTAGTATCAATTGCTAAAAGCGTAGGAGGCGTAACTCTTTTAGATCATTCATCAGACGCTAGCCACAATCGTAGCGTATTTACATTAGTAGGTGACGAAGTAGGCATCCAAGAAGCAGCATTCCAATTAGTAAAATATGCAAGTGAAAACATTGATATGACTAAACAACAGGGTGAACACCCACGTATGGGAGCAACAGACGTTGTACCATTTATCCCTATTAAAGATTCTTCAGTTGAAGAATGTGTTGAAATTTCTAAAAAAGTAGCTAAACGAATTAATGACGAATTAAATATTCCAATCTTCTTATATGAAGATTCAGCATCAACTCCAAGTCGCAAAAACTTAGCGAAAGTTCGTAAAGGACAATTTGAAGGAATGCCTGAAAAATTACAAGAAGAAGAATGGGCACCAGATTTTGGTGAAAGAAAAATCCATCCTACTGCTGGTGTAACAGCTGTTGGAGCTAGAATGCCTCTTGTAGCATTCAACGTAAACTTAGATACTTCTGATATTACAATTGCTAACAAAATCGCTAAAATCATCCGCGCTTCAGGTGGTGGATTCAAATATGCTAAAGGTATCGGCGTTATGTTAGAAGATCGTAACATCGCTCAAGTATCAATGAACATGGTTAACTTTGAAGGAACTCCTTTATATAGAACATTTGAAACAATCCGCATGGAAGCTAAACGTTACGGCGTTAACATCATCGGAAGCGAAATCATCGGTTTAACTCCAGCTAAAGCAATGATCGATTGTGCTGAGTACTACTTACAAGTAGAAGACTTTGATTACGGTAAACAAATTTTAGAAAACCACTTATTAGGATAA
- a CDS encoding LacI family DNA-binding transcriptional regulator, which yields MATIIDVAKAAGVSKSTVSRVLTDNGYVSESSRQKVLAAMEEIGYIPNILARQFQSGVTKTIGFIAPSYLSTMGKFLQVFMETAKKYGYFVNLYLTSGDKQKELEALNQMKFKQIDGIFILTRTNEWEVIEKFSQYGPISTWNRIEEDWIYSAYFDHYEGYFKALNYLYDEGYREFGHVLGNSQNLNTKARMKALKEFHETKGIKLNPDWLIQESRLYDDGKLIGEKWLNSEQKPECLAFYSDYVAAQFISKIEEEGFKSPDDVGVLGFDNSEISDLMHITTVDYSIEKQAYNSFIYLYNQLNDMAIPEEKLTTKIIKRKTI from the coding sequence ATGGCGACAATTATTGATGTGGCAAAAGCAGCAGGGGTTTCTAAATCAACGGTTTCTAGAGTGTTAACTGATAATGGCTATGTAAGTGAAAGCAGTCGTCAAAAAGTATTAGCTGCTATGGAGGAAATTGGTTATATTCCCAATATATTGGCTAGGCAATTTCAATCTGGCGTCACAAAAACAATTGGCTTTATTGCCCCAAGTTACTTAAGTACCATGGGAAAATTTTTACAAGTTTTTATGGAAACGGCTAAAAAATATGGTTACTTTGTCAATTTATATTTAACAAGTGGAGATAAACAAAAGGAACTTGAAGCGTTAAATCAAATGAAGTTTAAACAAATTGACGGTATTTTTATTTTAACAAGAACAAACGAGTGGGAGGTCATTGAAAAATTTAGTCAGTATGGTCCTATTTCAACGTGGAATCGAATTGAGGAAGACTGGATTTATTCTGCATATTTTGATCATTATGAAGGTTATTTCAAGGCTCTTAATTATTTATATGATGAAGGATATCGGGAATTTGGGCATGTTTTAGGAAACTCTCAAAATCTCAACACGAAAGCTAGAATGAAAGCTTTAAAAGAATTCCATGAAACCAAGGGAATTAAACTAAACCCAGATTGGTTAATTCAAGAATCTCGACTTTATGATGATGGAAAATTAATAGGGGAGAAGTGGCTGAATAGTGAACAAAAACCAGAGTGCTTAGCTTTTTATTCAGATTATGTCGCCGCTCAGTTTATTTCTAAAATTGAAGAAGAAGGATTTAAATCACCTGATGATGTTGGGGTGTTAGGGTTTGATAATAGTGAAATAAGTGATTTAATGCATATCACAACCGTTGACTACTCCATCGAAAAGCAAGCCTATAATTCTTTTATTTACTTGTATAATCAACTTAATGACATGGCTATTCCAGAAGAGAAGCTAACAACTAAAATTATTAAAAGAAAAACAATATGA
- a CDS encoding APC family permease: MGEEKLRKEISLLGAFSTVMGTVIGAGVFFKVATVTKEAGSPGMTLLAWALGGVLTLCAGLTSAELATAIPKTGGAVKYIEYTYGKIWGFLLGWAQMMIYFPANIAALSIIFSTQLINLFQLDVTYLLPIAMVVGFSITCINLLGTKVASRFQSVALVLKLIPILLIIVVGLFKGSGETISLIPQTTGDRSFLAQFSGALFATLFAYDGWLGVGAVAGEMKNPEKDLPKAIFSGLFFITCVYVVINFVFLKTLPFESIVGNVNAASDVANKLFGDFGGKLVTIGILLSVYGALNGYTMTGIRVPYALAEEELILGSKQLKKLSKQTKVPYVAALVQVGIAMVMMSLGSFDLLTDMLVFVIWIFSVMIFVAVFILRKREPELNRPYKVPLYPVIPIIAIVGGIFILAVTIITQFKLAIVGIGITLLGVPVYLIQAKKVKKD, from the coding sequence ATGGGTGAAGAGAAGTTAAGAAAAGAGATATCGTTGTTAGGGGCATTTTCAACTGTTATGGGGACGGTCATTGGTGCAGGAGTCTTTTTCAAGGTTGCAACAGTAACGAAGGAAGCTGGCTCACCCGGAATGACCTTACTTGCTTGGGCTCTTGGTGGCGTGTTGACGTTGTGCGCGGGGTTGACTAGCGCGGAACTTGCAACGGCTATCCCAAAAACAGGTGGTGCCGTTAAATACATTGAATATACATACGGTAAAATCTGGGGATTTCTACTTGGTTGGGCACAAATGATGATTTATTTTCCAGCAAATATTGCTGCATTATCAATTATTTTTAGTACGCAATTAATTAATTTATTCCAATTAGATGTAACATACTTACTACCGATTGCCATGGTAGTAGGTTTTTCAATAACATGCATTAATTTACTAGGAACAAAAGTGGCTTCTCGTTTTCAATCGGTTGCTTTAGTCTTAAAATTGATTCCTATTTTATTAATTATTGTGGTTGGCTTGTTTAAAGGAAGTGGAGAAACAATCTCTCTTATTCCTCAAACCACAGGTGATCGTAGTTTTCTCGCTCAATTTAGTGGAGCGTTGTTTGCTACATTATTTGCCTATGACGGCTGGTTAGGTGTCGGAGCTGTAGCAGGAGAGATGAAGAATCCCGAAAAAGATTTACCTAAAGCTATTTTTTCGGGTCTATTCTTTATTACTTGCGTGTATGTGGTCATTAATTTTGTTTTCTTAAAAACACTTCCTTTTGAATCAATCGTGGGAAATGTAAATGCTGCTAGTGATGTGGCCAATAAACTTTTTGGTGATTTTGGTGGTAAATTAGTCACTATTGGGATTTTACTGTCAGTTTATGGTGCTTTAAACGGCTATACAATGACAGGAATTAGAGTTCCTTATGCTTTAGCGGAAGAGGAATTGATTTTAGGTAGTAAACAGTTGAAAAAACTATCTAAACAGACCAAAGTTCCTTATGTTGCAGCACTAGTTCAAGTGGGAATTGCCATGGTGATGATGTCTTTAGGTTCATTTGATTTATTAACGGATATGTTGGTTTTTGTTATTTGGATTTTTAGTGTGATGATTTTTGTGGCGGTCTTTATTTTAAGAAAAAGAGAGCCAGAACTTAATCGACCTTATAAAGTGCCTCTTTATCCAGTGATTCCAATTATCGCGATTGTTGGTGGGATTTTTATTTTAGCTGTTACAATTATTACCCAGTTTAAGCTTGCAATAGTTGGGATAGGTATTACTCTATTAGGTGTTCCAGTTTATTTAATACAAGCAAAAAAAGTGAAGAAAGACTAA